A stretch of the Candidatus Zixiibacteriota bacterium genome encodes the following:
- a CDS encoding M56 family metallopeptidase, with translation MNPFSQIAAGDGIGFVLFCTAKVSLILLLVFGLYILARKKSASMRHFILTVGLVATIAVPMLALTSFRWEILSLGSASDTHATEKVLSTEVSAVTPSAKFGITPAPVTPASQHASRSGADWTIPVLSLAYLIGCTFVMLRLLGGFMYSRRYLRSAEPAYPTHPRLVRLGQNAARQIELHRKVELMLSDKVKIPFACGLFRPAVVLPSGAAAWSDDRLMAVLLHELSHVRRYDNVLSLLSQLALAWQWFNPLVWMLVGKLNREREIVCDDIVLAAGVNDTDYAHHLVQINSMLTPETRLAASAMAFSRTSKMEGRIMSILDRTRDRRTVAAGKMFLIGLLFAVTTAPLASLAQKPQGTVLEGVSESEQEEIVNTLMEFYDALNAGGDFGIIREQFLSRDYFDRPELTVENLMPGEFKSVVDHMLSVLDARRTGFRQISNVAVKSILNEGGRYILTLRTSVGSGDPERQIGYVVKDLEHRIEIVREDGRFKVSRYDDGISVMRMDIDNPYGPILVIWIKMVDKSSTPLAPWVSKVIPASLGIEDAVNMQFSLEEN, from the coding sequence ATGAATCCCTTTTCACAAATCGCCGCGGGCGATGGGATCGGTTTTGTTCTCTTCTGTACCGCAAAAGTGTCGCTGATCCTTCTGCTTGTTTTCGGGCTTTATATCCTCGCCAGAAAGAAGTCGGCATCGATGCGTCACTTCATTCTCACAGTAGGGCTTGTCGCGACAATCGCCGTTCCAATGCTTGCGCTCACATCTTTTCGCTGGGAGATTCTCTCCTTGGGCAGCGCGTCCGACACACATGCTACTGAAAAAGTCTTGTCTACAGAGGTTTCAGCAGTCACACCCTCCGCCAAATTCGGTATCACGCCTGCCCCTGTGACACCGGCTTCGCAGCATGCATCCCGATCCGGTGCAGATTGGACGATACCTGTCTTATCCTTAGCGTACCTCATTGGTTGTACGTTCGTTATGCTGCGATTGCTCGGCGGTTTTATGTACTCGCGACGGTATCTCCGGTCAGCCGAGCCGGCGTACCCGACTCACCCGCGCCTAGTTCGCCTCGGCCAAAATGCCGCCCGGCAAATCGAGCTGCACCGCAAGGTCGAACTGATGTTGTCGGACAAGGTCAAAATACCTTTCGCATGCGGACTCTTTCGGCCCGCTGTCGTACTTCCATCGGGAGCTGCCGCATGGTCGGATGATCGCCTGATGGCCGTCTTGCTGCACGAGCTCTCTCACGTCCGGCGATACGATAATGTCCTTTCGCTCTTGAGTCAGCTTGCCCTGGCCTGGCAGTGGTTCAATCCGCTCGTGTGGATGTTGGTCGGAAAGCTCAACAGAGAGCGCGAAATCGTGTGCGATGACATCGTTCTCGCGGCCGGCGTGAACGACACCGATTACGCCCATCATCTCGTGCAGATAAACAGTATGTTAACACCCGAAACGCGATTGGCGGCTTCAGCCATGGCCTTCAGTCGCACAAGTAAAATGGAAGGGAGAATCATGAGTATCCTCGATAGAACCAGAGACCGGCGAACTGTGGCGGCAGGAAAGATGTTTCTCATTGGCTTGCTGTTTGCCGTGACCACCGCTCCTCTGGCCAGCCTCGCGCAAAAACCCCAAGGTACGGTGCTCGAAGGAGTATCGGAGTCAGAACAGGAAGAGATTGTCAACACATTGATGGAATTCTACGACGCGCTCAATGCGGGTGGGGATTTTGGGATTATCCGCGAGCAGTTTCTGAGCCGTGACTACTTTGACCGTCCCGAACTGACCGTTGAGAATCTCATGCCCGGTGAGTTTAAAAGTGTAGTTGACCACATGTTATCCGTGCTCGATGCCAGAAGGACCGGGTTTCGGCAGATTTCAAATGTGGCCGTAAAATCCATCTTAAACGAAGGCGGGAGATATATTCTTACTTTGCGAACAAGCGTTGGCTCAGGTGATCCAGAGAGGCAAATCGGTTACGTCGTTAAAGACCTAGAACACCGGATAGAGATAGTAAGAGAGGACGGGCGATTCAAGGTATCGCGCTACGACGACGGCATTTCTGTCATGCGCATGGACATCGACAACCCTTATGGTCCGATCCTGGTAATCTGGATCAAGATGGTTGATAAATCGTCCACTCCCCTGGCTCCCTGGGTCTCGAAAGTAATACCAGCCAGCCTGGGTATTGAGGACGCCGTCAACATGCAGTTCAGCCTTGAGGAAAACTAA
- a CDS encoding BlaI/MecI/CopY family transcriptional regulator, whose product MAEKQQQLSRRERQIMDVIYKLGEANAAEVAENLPEPPGYSTVRKLLSILEEKGFLRHIEQDRRYVYLPTQSKQQRSRTALKHLMETFFENSAESVVSALMDISGERMSEEQLKKLTALIEQKRKERK is encoded by the coding sequence ATGGCTGAAAAACAGCAGCAACTCTCCAGGCGTGAACGACAGATAATGGATGTTATTTATAAACTCGGCGAGGCGAACGCCGCCGAGGTTGCCGAGAATCTTCCCGAACCACCCGGTTACTCCACTGTCCGCAAACTGCTCAGCATCCTCGAAGAAAAAGGATTTCTCAGGCATATTGAACAAGACCGGCGGTATGTTTATCTGCCAACCCAATCCAAACAGCAGCGAAGTCGTACGGCCTTGAAACATCTAATGGAGACTTTCTTTGAAAATTCCGCCGAAAGTGTGGTCAGCGCTCTCATGGATATTTCAGGTGAGAGAATGTCCGAAGAGCAACTCAAGAAATTGACCGCCCTGATAGAGCAGAAAAGAAAGGAACGCAAGTAG
- a CDS encoding ankyrin repeat domain-containing protein: MKLWFATALVVACLLAHTTHILSAEIHDAIKSGDISKVREVLEQDISQANAPGPTGGLPLHSACYSGQAEIVALLLNAGADVNRPDQRGFAPLQWAIHGCHGDIVGLLLEHGAETQLNHPVFGKPVDQAFQRECQRNSPPVITSLLISHGVPFDPNEVDSRGMPRLFWTAIFGNTEMARFLIERGAIVDIVREHDGRTPLAEAVSRGHSDIAALFLNNYADPNSIDKEGDSPLCLAVKSGLAENVRMLLSAGANPAFVEKLYGRNLLHLAAIRGYFKISAILVEAGCSVGEEDEYGQTPLCYAARYGHQTLANYFVEQGAKPTTDMQENYGKPELLSKALTNGEAAIWYLNNRGWAVKTQNHMLIFDYEQYRQILPAEPSLTNGFVTLSELSEQNVCGIYTCYHGEPGELELIHTLEDSLESAIYIHNADDPWRGCTNTVYLKPNESFDNDDIFVKAVRPTSEDYMPTNAYLCTVDGLAIYYAGDTSDDLALFRSCLDTLAEYTDMVDIAFLPVPEPGEEENSDLKLFLERFTPRAICLMDPNRRNHLLPDVARNIAGWGVTARVFCAENPGDNFLSQPSPY; this comes from the coding sequence ATGAAACTATGGTTTGCCACAGCGCTGGTGGTTGCCTGCCTGCTTGCACACACAACTCATATCCTGAGCGCAGAGATTCACGATGCTATAAAGTCGGGGGACATATCAAAGGTACGGGAAGTCCTTGAACAGGATATATCTCAGGCCAACGCACCCGGCCCTACTGGCGGCCTGCCGCTTCATTCTGCCTGCTACAGCGGTCAAGCAGAGATTGTGGCGCTGCTTTTGAACGCGGGAGCAGACGTCAACAGACCCGATCAACGCGGATTCGCCCCTCTCCAGTGGGCCATCCACGGTTGCCATGGTGATATTGTCGGATTGCTGCTTGAACACGGCGCCGAAACACAACTGAACCACCCCGTGTTCGGCAAGCCCGTCGATCAGGCCTTTCAGCGAGAGTGCCAGCGGAATTCGCCGCCGGTAATAACGAGTCTTCTGATTTCACACGGGGTGCCTTTCGATCCCAATGAGGTCGATTCTCGAGGGATGCCGCGGCTTTTCTGGACCGCCATATTCGGTAATACCGAAATGGCGCGGTTCTTAATCGAACGCGGAGCCATCGTGGATATTGTCCGTGAACACGACGGACGCACGCCGCTGGCCGAGGCCGTCTCCCGCGGACACTCCGACATAGCCGCGTTATTTTTGAACAACTATGCCGATCCCAACTCAATAGACAAAGAGGGAGACTCTCCTCTCTGTCTGGCGGTTAAGTCGGGGCTGGCTGAAAATGTGAGAATGCTTCTCTCGGCAGGAGCCAACCCCGCGTTTGTCGAAAAACTCTACGGAAGAAACCTTCTGCATCTGGCTGCTATCCGCGGATATTTCAAGATTTCCGCGATACTGGTCGAAGCGGGATGTTCTGTTGGTGAAGAAGACGAATACGGCCAAACACCCCTGTGCTATGCTGCAAGGTATGGACACCAAACGCTCGCGAATTACTTCGTCGAACAAGGCGCGAAGCCGACTACGGATATGCAGGAGAACTACGGGAAGCCCGAATTGCTTTCAAAGGCACTGACTAATGGTGAAGCAGCGATATGGTATCTGAATAATCGCGGCTGGGCAGTAAAAACTCAGAATCACATGCTGATTTTCGATTACGAGCAGTATCGACAGATTCTTCCGGCAGAACCATCGTTAACCAACGGATTCGTTACACTGTCGGAACTCTCCGAGCAGAACGTATGTGGTATATATACATGCTACCACGGCGAGCCGGGCGAACTTGAACTGATACACACTCTCGAGGACTCACTGGAAAGTGCAATTTATATTCACAATGCCGATGATCCGTGGCGAGGCTGCACCAACACGGTCTATTTGAAACCCAATGAGTCTTTTGACAATGATGACATATTCGTAAAGGCTGTCAGACCCACCAGCGAGGACTACATGCCGACCAACGCGTATCTGTGTACTGTGGACGGTTTGGCAATCTACTACGCGGGCGATACCTCAGACGATCTCGCCTTGTTTCGCAGCTGTCTCGACACGCTGGCGGAATATACTGATATGGTCGATATCGCTTTTCTTCCTGTTCCGGAGCCCGGGGAGGAGGAAAACTCCGATCTGAAACTGTTTCTTGAGAGATTCACTCCCAGGGCAATCTGTCTGATGGATCCGAACCGCCGGAACCACCTCCTTCCAGATGTGGCCAGAAACATAGCCGGCTGGGGAGTCACCGCGAGGGTTTTCTGCGCCGAAAATCCCGGCGACAACTTCCTCTCACAGCCCAGCCCTTACTGA
- a CDS encoding GNAT family protein, which translates to MKTVRICCRGRAALRPASAFDLDFILASEKHSDNAPFIRQWSVRQHEAAMSDPNIGHFVVESVPGGRPVGHVILVGLENPDFCLELRRIVISKKSCGYGREALRLIKAYTFDTLTFHRLWLDVFTNNKRAFKLYKSEGFTVEGLHREAVRYNDGFVDVKVMSILRSEYYGRIEWRPTRIIGDVLDMSEQSGGLCIR; encoded by the coding sequence ATGAAGACAGTTAGAATCTGTTGCCGTGGCAGGGCTGCCCTGAGGCCTGCCAGTGCATTTGACCTGGACTTCATCCTCGCCAGCGAAAAGCATTCCGACAACGCTCCGTTTATCCGCCAGTGGTCGGTCCGCCAACACGAGGCCGCCATGAGCGATCCAAACATCGGTCATTTTGTGGTTGAAAGCGTACCCGGTGGGCGGCCGGTGGGACACGTTATCCTGGTCGGTCTTGAGAATCCTGATTTTTGTCTTGAACTTAGAAGGATAGTCATCTCGAAGAAAAGCTGCGGCTACGGCCGCGAGGCGCTTCGTCTGATCAAAGCATACACCTTTGATACGCTCACTTTTCATCGGTTGTGGCTCGACGTTTTTACCAACAATAAGAGGGCATTTAAGCTGTATAAATCTGAAGGATTTACAGTCGAAGGCTTGCACCGGGAAGCGGTGCGTTACAATGATGGCTTTGTCGATGTGAAGGTAATGTCAATTCTCAGAAGTGAGTATTACGGGAGGATTGAATGGCGGCCCACACGAATTATCGGGGATGTTCTCGATATGAGTGAGCAATCCGGCGGGCTGTGTATCAGATAA
- a CDS encoding bifunctional methionine sulfoxide reductase B/A protein produces the protein MKYKKLTPEEERVIIHKGTEMPFTGKFDKFDKQGTYVCKQCGAQLFASTYKFDSGCGWPSFDDAIEGAVRRTLDADGVRMEITCANCGGHLGHVFVGERLTDKNTRYCVNSISMDFIPASSQRKVATEKAYFAGGCFWGVEHLLEDPDGVISVRSGYMGGHTSNPTYEQVCTGTTGHAETVEVEYDPAKVDYATLARLFFEIHDPTQKNRQGPDVGTQYRSAVFYVDDAQKKTADSLVTILRGKGYDVATEVIRADKFWAAEDYHQDYYDKTGKQPYCHIYTKRF, from the coding sequence ATGAAATACAAAAAATTGACGCCCGAAGAGGAGCGTGTCATCATACACAAGGGGACCGAGATGCCCTTCACGGGCAAATTCGATAAATTCGATAAGCAGGGCACATATGTCTGTAAGCAGTGCGGAGCTCAATTGTTTGCCTCAACCTACAAATTCGATTCCGGCTGTGGCTGGCCGAGTTTCGATGACGCCATAGAAGGCGCGGTTAGGCGCACGCTCGACGCCGATGGTGTCCGGATGGAGATAACCTGCGCCAACTGCGGCGGTCATCTGGGGCATGTGTTCGTGGGTGAACGTCTCACAGATAAGAACACCCGGTACTGTGTCAATTCTATCTCAATGGACTTTATTCCGGCTTCTTCACAAAGGAAGGTCGCGACGGAGAAGGCGTATTTTGCAGGTGGATGTTTTTGGGGAGTCGAGCATTTGCTCGAGGATCCCGATGGCGTGATTTCGGTGCGCTCCGGATATATGGGCGGGCATACATCCAACCCCACCTATGAACAGGTCTGTACCGGAACCACCGGACATGCGGAGACGGTTGAGGTTGAATATGATCCCGCAAAGGTAGATTACGCCACGCTGGCGCGTTTGTTTTTCGAGATTCACGACCCGACCCAGAAGAACCGTCAGGGGCCCGATGTTGGCACTCAGTACCGTTCGGCTGTCTTCTATGTTGATGACGCCCAGAAGAAAACCGCGGACAGTCTTGTTACGATACTAAGGGGGAAGGGGTACGATGTTGCCACGGAGGTGATCAGGGCCGATAAGTTCTGGGCGGCGGAGGACTATCATCAGGATTACTATGACAAGACCGGCAAGCAGCCGTACTGTCATATCTACACGAAGCGGTTCTGA
- a CDS encoding carboxypeptidase M32, translated as MKPQDAYTELKKRMKEIATISSTAGVLHWDQESYMPKKADDHRAEQLAQLDRLSHEWFTDPKIGDLISAVETSNLVKDPESEAAVNVREWRRLYDRETKLPVEFVEEFSRATSKGIGIWAEARKRSDFASFRPQLEKIVELCRRKADLIGYKTEIYDALLDEFEPGAKSADVETAFAGLRTDLVELIAKIKDAPRKPDIGIVKRPYDVSKQRVFAEILAAAIGYDFNAGRIDETVHPCCNGLGPNDTRILMRYYPNDVSEGITGTTHEAGHALYEMSHSDRTHWGTPMAETPSLAIHESQSRTWENIVGRSREFWSYFFPQLQRVFHDELHGVSLDQFYGAMNWVSPSYIRVEADEATYNLHIMLRFELERAIIKGELKVADIPGEWNKRFKEYFGIDVDKDSNGCLQDVHWAHGALGYFPTYALGNLYAAQFWMQAKKDLPGIMEDFARGEFSRLLQWLSKNIHQQGFKYYSNDLCKKVTGQPLSHKPLLDYLYEKYEGIYGISR; from the coding sequence GTGAAACCGCAAGATGCTTATACTGAACTCAAGAAACGGATGAAAGAAATCGCCACCATCAGCTCCACCGCCGGAGTACTCCACTGGGATCAGGAATCATATATGCCGAAAAAGGCCGATGACCACCGCGCCGAACAGCTGGCGCAACTCGACCGGCTGAGCCACGAATGGTTCACCGATCCCAAAATCGGTGATTTGATTTCTGCGGTCGAAACCTCGAATCTGGTCAAAGACCCTGAATCCGAAGCGGCTGTTAATGTTCGCGAGTGGCGTCGTCTGTACGACAGGGAGACAAAACTCCCGGTCGAATTTGTCGAAGAATTCTCGCGGGCGACATCGAAAGGCATCGGCATCTGGGCCGAGGCCCGCAAGAGATCCGACTTCGCCTCTTTCCGGCCCCAACTGGAGAAAATCGTAGAGCTGTGTCGCCGCAAAGCCGACCTCATTGGTTACAAGACCGAAATCTACGACGCCCTCCTTGACGAATTTGAGCCCGGCGCTAAGTCAGCCGATGTTGAAACGGCGTTCGCGGGCCTCAGGACCGATCTGGTGGAATTGATCGCCAAAATCAAAGACGCGCCGCGCAAACCGGATATCGGCATTGTCAAACGCCCCTACGATGTTTCCAAGCAAAGAGTGTTTGCCGAAATTCTCGCGGCCGCGATCGGCTACGATTTCAACGCCGGCCGTATCGATGAAACCGTGCACCCGTGCTGCAACGGCTTGGGACCGAATGATACCCGGATCCTCATGCGTTATTATCCCAACGATGTCAGCGAAGGTATCACCGGCACTACCCACGAGGCCGGCCATGCCCTCTATGAGATGAGCCATTCGGATAGAACTCACTGGGGAACACCCATGGCTGAGACACCATCGCTTGCCATCCATGAATCCCAATCGCGCACCTGGGAAAATATCGTGGGACGATCCCGCGAGTTCTGGAGCTACTTTTTCCCGCAACTTCAACGTGTCTTCCACGACGAACTCCACGGCGTCAGCCTCGATCAATTCTACGGCGCTATGAACTGGGTGTCGCCATCTTATATTCGCGTCGAGGCCGACGAAGCTACATACAACCTCCACATTATGCTCCGCTTCGAACTTGAGCGGGCCATCATCAAGGGCGAGCTTAAGGTTGCCGACATCCCCGGTGAATGGAACAAGCGATTCAAGGAGTATTTTGGTATCGATGTTGACAAGGATTCCAACGGTTGCCTTCAGGATGTGCACTGGGCGCATGGCGCTCTGGGATATTTCCCGACTTATGCCCTTGGTAATCTGTACGCCGCGCAATTCTGGATGCAGGCAAAGAAAGACCTGCCGGGCATTATGGAAGATTTCGCCAGAGGCGAATTCTCAAGACTGCTTCAGTGGCTGAGCAAAAACATTCATCAACAGGGATTCAAGTATTATTCGAACGACTTGTGTAAGAAGGTGACCGGTCAGCCGCTTTCGCACAAGCCGCTGCTGGATTATCTGTACGAGAAGTACGAAGGCATCTACGGCATCAGCCGGTAG
- a CDS encoding PLP-dependent aminotransferase family protein, which translates to MFEAWSPEIQKADLPVYLAILGALERDIVSGSLQPGQRLPTHRELADHLKLAIGTVTKAYLEAERRGLIRGDGRRGTFVAGHKHQPKSPTLSIESEPGLIDLSPYYPPADTDPDLRHALAELSNREINYLMHYTGPKGYARHREIGAQWVSTLGLKVGEEDVIVTAGAQHAILVTLMALTDRGDTIATARHTYTGVKWVAELLGLRLVGIEADRDGLLPDAFDSCCRKHNVKFLYCIPSLDNPTNAILSESRRHTIAGVAEKYGVEIIEDEINRRLLEQPYPLISSMAPGRTYLIASLAKVVAGGLRICYLVAPQSNREKLYKAVLGSTLMVSPLAAELASLWISDGTAERSVLRKRAEAKKRSAIAADILGDLEYYGHPSSYFVWLKLPARWHTGEFAAETHRTGVVVAPADIFAVDPHDMDNAVRLCLGGKNTIEDLERGLRLISAIIHGTAGPKSTVF; encoded by the coding sequence ATGTTTGAAGCATGGTCACCGGAAATACAAAAAGCCGATTTGCCGGTTTATCTCGCCATTCTTGGCGCGTTAGAGCGTGATATTGTATCAGGCTCTCTCCAGCCAGGACAGCGATTACCGACTCACAGAGAGCTCGCCGACCACCTCAAATTGGCCATTGGAACTGTGACAAAAGCTTATCTGGAGGCCGAGAGGCGCGGTTTAATCCGAGGCGATGGTCGACGCGGTACGTTTGTCGCCGGCCATAAGCACCAGCCCAAATCCCCAACCCTATCGATAGAGTCCGAGCCCGGACTAATTGACCTGAGTCCTTATTATCCCCCGGCCGATACCGATCCGGACCTGAGGCATGCTCTCGCCGAGCTTTCCAACCGCGAGATAAACTACCTCATGCATTACACCGGGCCAAAAGGCTACGCCCGCCACCGGGAAATCGGCGCGCAGTGGGTCAGCACGCTGGGCTTGAAGGTCGGCGAAGAGGACGTGATTGTCACCGCAGGCGCGCAACATGCCATTCTCGTGACGCTGATGGCCCTGACCGACAGAGGCGACACAATCGCCACCGCCAGGCACACCTACACCGGCGTCAAATGGGTCGCGGAACTGCTGGGCTTGAGACTGGTCGGGATTGAGGCGGATCGCGATGGGCTCCTGCCGGACGCTTTCGATTCGTGCTGCCGCAAACACAATGTCAAATTTCTCTATTGTATACCGTCGCTCGATAACCCAACGAACGCGATTCTATCCGAATCCCGTCGACATACCATCGCCGGCGTCGCCGAAAAATACGGCGTGGAGATTATCGAAGACGAAATCAACCGAAGGCTCCTTGAACAGCCGTATCCATTGATATCTTCCATGGCTCCCGGACGTACCTACTTGATTGCCTCGCTGGCTAAAGTCGTAGCGGGAGGATTGCGAATCTGTTACCTCGTCGCTCCGCAGAGTAACCGCGAAAAGCTTTACAAAGCTGTACTCGGATCGACCCTCATGGTTTCGCCGCTCGCCGCCGAACTGGCGTCGCTATGGATTAGTGATGGTACCGCCGAAAGAAGTGTGCTCCGCAAGAGAGCTGAGGCGAAGAAAAGAAGCGCCATCGCCGCCGACATCCTCGGGGACCTCGAATACTATGGCCACCCCTCGAGTTATTTCGTATGGTTAAAACTCCCCGCGCGATGGCACACCGGCGAATTCGCCGCCGAGACTCATCGCACCGGTGTAGTCGTAGCGCCCGCCGACATATTCGCTGTCGACCCCCATGACATGGACAACGCCGTGCGACTGTGTCTGGGCGGCAAGAACACTATCGAAGACCTCGAGCGCGGCTTGCGCCTTATCAGCGCCATCATTCATGGCACCGCCGGCCCCAAATCAACTGTCTTTTAG
- a CDS encoding outer membrane beta-barrel protein, with amino-acid sequence MRTTKIIVTIVLASFILATSTGAGPLENRHQLELRMGMFNQSNSDLTLTTTSIAASGVSSNVTSTVNANGFMGQLTYGYWFTEGLALNASVGGMLASVETQIEDIGITTESAYIGRVLVGLKKYLPGSTFNSSLRPYVKAMVGPCIGSQTSTQVSSLVTSESRSEVVVGGQAAAGVDLLVGPHVLMGLNLGYNLMPDFSEPIGASKNYSGPEISFGVSYLIGKIKQ; translated from the coding sequence ATGCGTACTACGAAGATAATCGTAACAATCGTTCTCGCCAGTTTCATTCTCGCGACCTCAACCGGAGCCGGTCCTCTTGAAAATCGGCACCAGCTGGAACTGAGAATGGGGATGTTCAACCAATCCAATTCCGACCTGACACTCACCACCACCAGCATCGCTGCCAGCGGCGTCTCGAGCAACGTAACATCCACCGTCAATGCTAACGGATTCATGGGGCAGTTGACCTATGGATACTGGTTCACTGAAGGCCTGGCTCTAAATGCCAGCGTCGGCGGCATGCTGGCCAGTGTTGAAACCCAAATCGAGGACATCGGTATAACAACCGAAAGCGCCTACATCGGACGCGTCCTCGTCGGATTGAAAAAATACCTCCCCGGTTCAACCTTCAATTCATCGCTGCGACCCTATGTGAAAGCGATGGTGGGACCATGCATTGGCAGTCAGACCAGCACCCAGGTAAGCAGCCTCGTAACGTCGGAGTCTCGAAGCGAAGTGGTTGTCGGCGGACAGGCGGCCGCGGGAGTAGACCTTCTCGTCGGGCCGCATGTGCTGATGGGTCTCAACCTCGGCTACAACCTCATGCCCGACTTCAGCGAACCGATCGGCGCGAGCAAAAACTACAGCGGTCCGGAAATAAGTTTCGGCGTCAGTTACCTGATTGGCAAAATTAAACAGTAG
- a CDS encoding RimK-like ATPgrasp N-terminal domain-containing protein → MKEHKAFFDTARRHLYTAWCDDAGCLVNLAGDYDYLESAYYVSQDLEDLGREVHPTCKEALDAYVPPLFLEKSRLHGLLTPEFYISNGYFEPPVIIDPINPFMSKSRVVLKPGREKSIAKSMTRNFTYAICCQELPADSEVKYFRSVLGWCASSRYRDLSRQIWEVFRIPLARVRVVQLADGKMFLSDISPFPFDKLGAREIKYLQERIRWDA, encoded by the coding sequence ATGAAAGAGCATAAGGCATTCTTTGATACGGCCAGACGTCATCTTTACACGGCATGGTGTGATGACGCCGGTTGTCTGGTGAACCTTGCCGGCGATTACGACTATCTCGAGTCGGCCTACTATGTCTCTCAGGATCTGGAGGATCTCGGTCGCGAGGTCCATCCGACCTGCAAGGAGGCTCTCGACGCATACGTGCCGCCCTTATTTCTGGAGAAATCGAGGCTTCACGGTTTACTCACGCCGGAATTCTATATCAGCAACGGATATTTCGAACCTCCGGTGATAATCGATCCGATCAATCCGTTCATGAGTAAGAGTCGCGTCGTTTTAAAACCGGGACGTGAGAAATCTATCGCGAAGTCCATGACGCGCAATTTCACTTATGCGATATGCTGCCAGGAACTTCCGGCCGACAGCGAGGTCAAATATTTCCGCTCGGTGCTTGGATGGTGCGCTTCGAGTCGTTACCGTGATCTTTCCCGTCAGATTTGGGAGGTGTTCAGGATTCCGCTGGCGCGGGTGAGAGTGGTTCAGCTGGCTGATGGAAAGATGTTTCTCAGTGATATTTCCCCCTTTCCGTTCGATAAGCTTGGCGCCAGAGAAATAAAATATCTTCAGGAGCGTATCAGATGGGACGCTTAG
- a CDS encoding PLP-dependent aminotransferase family protein, translating to MTYSKTVSEVATREASSRLSESILASRTKGMSASAIREILKVASQPGVISLAGGLPAPESFPVDYMPELVAGALRKYGPSIFQYGPTEGFPPLRKILSNYLAHSGVEATPDEVIVTTGSQQTLDAFGKVLISPGDKIVVESPTYLGAISAFNPYEPHYIGLESDDDGVVPEALDDVLTENDVKFVYLIPNFQNPSGRTIPLGRRREIAGIIKKHNVLLFEDDPYRALRYEGEHLPTIWSMAPENVVYAATLSKVLSPGMRLGYFVAPPLIRKWIVLAKQGIDLHTSSLDQAIAAEYIGEGYLKRHLPHIVDVYRPRVRAMLSALKENFGNDFSWSQPEGGMFVWLTGPDSLDTSEFYEDAVKHKVAYVPGKYFFTRKGQGLNTARLNFSTVNESAISTGIRILATLLRA from the coding sequence ATGACATACTCAAAGACAGTTTCTGAGGTAGCGACACGCGAGGCAAGCTCACGACTATCGGAGAGCATACTCGCGTCGCGTACGAAGGGGATGAGCGCCAGCGCTATTCGGGAGATTCTCAAGGTAGCGTCGCAGCCCGGTGTAATCTCGCTGGCGGGAGGGCTTCCCGCGCCGGAAAGCTTTCCGGTGGATTATATGCCCGAATTGGTGGCGGGCGCTCTGCGCAAGTACGGACCATCGATTTTTCAGTACGGTCCGACCGAAGGGTTCCCCCCGCTGAGAAAGATTCTTTCGAACTATCTTGCTCACAGCGGTGTGGAGGCAACGCCCGATGAGGTCATCGTCACGACCGGATCGCAGCAGACTCTCGATGCTTTCGGCAAGGTCCTTATTTCGCCCGGTGACAAAATCGTCGTGGAGTCGCCCACTTACCTGGGTGCCATCTCGGCTTTCAATCCGTACGAGCCTCATTATATAGGGCTTGAGTCGGATGATGACGGTGTCGTTCCTGAGGCTCTCGACGACGTGCTTACGGAGAACGATGTCAAGTTCGTTTATCTGATTCCCAACTTTCAGAACCCCTCGGGAAGGACTATCCCGCTGGGTCGTCGCAGAGAGATCGCCGGTATAATCAAAAAGCACAACGTGCTTCTTTTCGAAGACGATCCCTACCGGGCGCTGAGGTACGAAGGTGAGCATCTTCCGACGATATGGTCGATGGCTCCCGAAAATGTGGTTTACGCCGCCACGCTTTCGAAGGTTTTGTCGCCCGGTATGAGGTTGGGGTATTTCGTGGCGCCGCCGCTCATTCGCAAATGGATCGTTCTGGCCAAGCAGGGTATAGATCTTCATACCAGCTCGCTTGATCAGGCGATAGCCGCGGAGTATATCGGCGAGGGCTATCTGAAGCGACACCTGCCGCATATTGTCGATGTCTATCGACCCAGGGTTAGGGCTATGTTGTCGGCGCTGAAGGAGAATTTCGGAAATGACTTCTCCTGGTCGCAGCCGGAGGGAGGGATGTTTGTCTGGCTGACCGGTCCGGATTCGCTGGATACTTCGGAATTTTACGAAGACGCCGTGAAGCACAAAGTGGCCTACGTACCGGGGAAGTACTTCTTCACCCGTAAGGGACAGGGGCTTAACACCGCCCGGCTGAATTTCTCGACGGTTAACGAGTCAGCCATAAGTACGGGGATACGGATACTGGCGACCCTGCTGCGCGCCTGA